In the Prochlorococcus sp. MIT 1307 genome, one interval contains:
- a CDS encoding TolC family protein — MRGNTAKIVFVVCVLLQGTNSIKAAQSQSTSFVKKTVEHPFYGKSLNSTTFLNSNWPLKKADTNKRLPNIKATNSRKPLTKSKTVLPSDLLFNLTSPDNLSLPRKTSEIEKRNLYPLEITDLEKLVEANNPKLEVYRRQIEQQKYNLKQSISTWYPTIDLGATPQYLDGNNYNDARPNTSSDQWKTSLSVDINWNLIDPSRAPEINAAKDTYEKAKASYLIELRDLKLEALNAYFLLQKSDAGVRIGKESVRASQLSLSDAKARFDSGLGTRLEVLEAETQLARDNRLLTNNLGEQSINRSSLAIILNLPLSIIPVAATPPEIIGVWESSLEESIISAYSFREELENIRLDISINNSNANAALASVQPKLSIFNTFNNSYTEGKLSSINSDGSASSNTVGLKATWRVFDGLNAQSRYNYNKEIVKVSEAKFAEKRNNIRQEIEQSFIKLRTASKDIMSSTREVIAARESLRLARLRFQSGITTQREVVNNQRDLTQAEVEYTEAITAYNTSIAKLQRSTGVEHVQACTSPKIMSNIVEDSDPSNIPIDPFPVIKACPKSNSSK, encoded by the coding sequence GTGCGAGGGAATACTGCAAAAATCGTATTTGTAGTCTGCGTGCTACTTCAAGGAACTAATTCGATCAAAGCTGCTCAATCTCAATCCACTTCATTTGTCAAGAAGACTGTTGAGCATCCTTTTTACGGGAAGAGTCTCAATTCCACAACCTTTTTAAATTCTAATTGGCCATTAAAAAAGGCTGATACAAATAAAAGGCTTCCCAATATTAAAGCTACGAATAGCAGAAAGCCTCTTACCAAGTCAAAGACGGTTTTACCTTCTGATCTTTTATTTAATCTGACTTCTCCAGACAATCTCTCCCTACCTAGAAAAACATCAGAAATAGAGAAAAGAAATCTATATCCTTTAGAAATAACAGATCTTGAAAAATTAGTGGAAGCAAATAACCCAAAGCTAGAAGTTTATAGAAGGCAAATAGAGCAACAAAAATATAATCTTAAACAATCCATTTCAACTTGGTATCCAACTATAGATTTAGGAGCTACTCCACAATACTTAGATGGTAACAATTACAACGATGCTCGACCTAACACCAGCAGTGACCAATGGAAAACAAGCCTTTCAGTAGACATCAATTGGAATCTGATCGATCCATCTAGAGCACCAGAAATTAATGCAGCTAAGGATACTTATGAAAAAGCAAAAGCGTCTTATTTAATCGAGTTAAGAGACTTAAAATTAGAAGCATTAAATGCTTATTTCTTACTACAAAAATCAGATGCAGGTGTTCGAATAGGAAAGGAATCCGTCAGAGCCTCACAACTAAGTCTTAGTGATGCAAAAGCTCGCTTCGACTCAGGACTAGGCACAAGACTAGAAGTGCTAGAAGCAGAAACTCAGCTGGCCCGCGATAATAGGCTTCTCACTAATAATCTAGGGGAGCAAAGTATTAACCGCAGCTCATTGGCGATAATACTCAACTTGCCTTTATCGATTATCCCCGTGGCAGCAACACCTCCAGAGATAATCGGTGTATGGGAATCTTCTCTTGAAGAAAGCATCATCTCTGCTTACTCCTTTCGAGAAGAGCTAGAAAATATTAGGCTTGATATATCAATAAATAACAGTAACGCAAATGCAGCCCTAGCAAGTGTTCAGCCCAAGTTAAGTATTTTTAATACTTTTAACAACTCCTATACTGAAGGTAAATTATCTTCTATTAACAGCGATGGTTCCGCAAGCAGTAATACTGTTGGATTAAAGGCAACATGGCGAGTTTTCGATGGTTTAAACGCACAGTCAAGATACAATTACAACAAAGAAATAGTAAAAGTTTCAGAAGCAAAGTTTGCTGAGAAAAGAAATAACATACGCCAAGAAATTGAACAAAGTTTTATTAAATTAAGAACAGCAAGTAAAGATATTATGAGTAGCACTCGGGAAGTTATAGCAGCTAGAGAATCTTTAAGATTAGCGCGTTTAAGGTTTCAGTCAGGTATCACTACTCAACGAGAAGTAGTAAATAACCAACGGGATCTCACACAAGCCGAAGTTGAGTACACAGAAGCAATAACTGCTTATAATACAAGTATTGCAAAACTTCAGAGAAGTACAGGAGTTGAACATGTACAAGCATGTACCTCTCCTAAGATAATGTCTAATATTGTTGAAGACAGTGACCCTAGTAATATCCCAATTGATCCATTTCCAGTAATAAAAGCCTGCCCAAAATCAAATTCGAGTAAATAG
- a CDS encoding inositol monophosphatase family protein has translation MNFSTLPNSLTKLQISKVNELLDLVAKRQLEDFGNITSDIKDDGTLITSCDRWSDSTIVKNLGEISPKEGVLSEEGSKKVPDSNAYWVVDPLDGTTNFSAGIPYWAISIARFANGKPDTAFLDLPALKKRILAIRGQGVWLNGKKLTKKSRLTSNSACVSLCSRSIRILQRRPDKPFPGKIRLLGVSSLNMVGVAIGQTIAALEATPKIWDLASAWLILSELDCSIKWLDIDPSELKAGQDLTKVNFPLLTASSSTELEKLLPWAEVLMHSWIDIQDNIK, from the coding sequence ATGAACTTCTCAACTTTGCCAAATAGTCTAACTAAGCTACAGATTAGCAAGGTCAATGAGCTACTAGATCTAGTTGCAAAGAGACAACTTGAAGATTTTGGAAATATCACATCTGATATAAAAGATGATGGCACACTAATAACAAGCTGTGATCGATGGAGTGACTCAACTATTGTCAAAAATCTTGGCGAAATTTCCCCAAAAGAAGGAGTCCTAAGTGAAGAAGGTTCCAAAAAAGTTCCAGATTCAAATGCATATTGGGTGGTTGACCCACTGGATGGCACGACAAATTTTTCCGCTGGAATACCTTATTGGGCAATATCAATAGCACGTTTTGCAAATGGAAAGCCAGATACAGCTTTTTTAGATTTACCTGCCCTTAAAAAACGAATCCTTGCAATCCGTGGTCAGGGAGTTTGGCTAAACGGCAAGAAACTAACAAAAAAAAGTAGGCTTACTTCAAATAGTGCTTGTGTTTCTCTTTGCAGTCGTTCTATTCGAATTCTCCAAAGACGGCCAGATAAACCTTTCCCAGGCAAAATTCGTCTATTAGGAGTTTCAAGTTTAAACATGGTTGGTGTTGCCATAGGGCAAACAATCGCAGCGTTAGAAGCCACACCTAAGATCTGGGATCTTGCATCTGCCTGGCTGATTCTTTCAGAGCTAGATTGTTCTATTAAATGGTTAGATATTGATCCATCAGAACTTAAGGCTGGTCAAGACTTAACTAAAGTAAATTTTCCACTTCTTACAGCTAGCTCTTCCACTGAACTAGAGAAGCTGTTGCCCTGGGCAGAAGTTTTAATGCATAGCTGGATTGATATTCAAGACAACATTAAGTAG
- a CDS encoding YihY/virulence factor BrkB family protein, translating into MGFRLRRKARFLLTSLWRAYERWAHCDCVDLSAAFAYYTLQSFFPILLISLSVASWFLGRQNGLDQQIINFAAQILPPSVVGLVDTTLVKLVNQGFGAGILGAMFLMVTAGNAYLTLQRGTDRLWDDVLPPQKFPTTFQVQALKFIRSRIEAFVVVLLVGILVVIDQISANVRMIPGAVLEDLSRTVPLLAKSLSSFPVIQVGQFIIPLMGLSIMALLLQALLPSRRVPIKPLVPGAFMIGTLLTILNLTVSRSILSLGARFQAYGFIGGVLVLTLWVWMIGVIIYFGQCWSVVLASTPRKRLPLNSYYP; encoded by the coding sequence GTGGGATTTCGTTTAAGACGTAAAGCACGGTTTCTTCTTACAAGTTTGTGGCGTGCCTATGAACGTTGGGCACATTGTGATTGTGTTGACCTAAGTGCAGCATTTGCTTATTACACGCTTCAATCCTTCTTCCCAATTTTATTAATATCTCTTTCAGTAGCCTCCTGGTTTCTAGGTAGGCAAAATGGACTTGACCAACAAATCATAAATTTTGCAGCCCAAATTCTTCCTCCGTCAGTAGTTGGGCTAGTCGATACAACCTTAGTCAAACTAGTCAATCAAGGTTTTGGTGCGGGAATACTTGGCGCAATGTTCCTTATGGTTACTGCTGGGAATGCTTACCTAACTTTACAAAGAGGTACCGATCGACTTTGGGATGATGTTTTACCTCCGCAAAAATTCCCAACAACATTCCAAGTGCAAGCCTTAAAGTTTATTCGCAGCAGAATAGAAGCTTTTGTTGTTGTACTTCTAGTAGGAATACTAGTTGTGATTGATCAAATCAGTGCAAATGTTCGAATGATCCCTGGAGCTGTATTAGAAGACTTAAGCAGAACAGTTCCTTTGCTTGCAAAGTCATTATCAAGTTTTCCAGTCATACAAGTTGGTCAATTTATTATTCCCTTAATGGGGCTCTCAATAATGGCCTTATTGCTACAGGCATTACTTCCAAGTAGAAGAGTTCCTATTAAACCTCTAGTACCAGGCGCATTCATGATTGGAACTTTGTTAACTATCCTGAATTTAACTGTAAGTCGAAGTATTCTTTCATTAGGCGCACGTTTTCAAGCATATGGATTTATTGGTGGAGTTTTAGTATTAACACTTTGGGTATGGATGATAGGTGTAATTATTTATTTTGGACAATGTTGGAGCGTTGTTCTAGCCAGTACGCCTCGCAAGCGCCTTCCATTGAATTCCTATTATCCTTAA
- the xseB gene encoding exodeoxyribonuclease VII small subunit: MKQNNSSYQSASNFSNQIYDNSIESSSLTSKIQKWNNEISLLSYEESLIELDRLLECLQDDRVPVEDLQKFYLKGKMYLEHCENLLKDVEQEVVELKAENMKEYLE, from the coding sequence ATGAAACAAAATAACTCATCTTATCAAAGCGCTTCTAACTTTAGCAATCAAATATATGATAATTCAATTGAATCATCTTCACTTACGAGCAAAATTCAGAAATGGAATAATGAGATTAGCTTGTTATCTTATGAGGAATCATTAATAGAGCTAGATAGACTTTTAGAGTGTTTGCAGGATGATAGAGTACCTGTGGAAGACCTGCAAAAATTTTATTTAAAAGGTAAAATGTATCTCGAGCATTGTGAGAATTTGTTGAAAGATGTTGAGCAAGAAGTTGTGGAATTGAAAGCAGAAAACATGAAGGAGTATTTGGAATAA
- the xseA gene encoding exodeoxyribonuclease VII large subunit, giving the protein MTLDTLPNYSVRELNEAIARLLERGFAPRFVVKAFISKSQLKKGHLWLTLSDGTSSISAVIWASQLQKIDFMPNEGDGVVIVGKLNFWAVRASLAVQVLDIRPSLSTVLRKFEVVKALFLKEGLLEAGRRRVLPKYPRSIAILTSVPSSAHADMIRTAKERWPLTRLFVIPIPVQGSVSREIQSALHKVAICAEELEIEAIVLARGGGSREDLMVFDDEELGRTLASFPLPVVTGLGHEDDLTVADLVADHRAATPTAAMVDLLPSFVIAQEYCLQRRKRLNDQFVWLIRRERQRLLDRKKLWKTKEPLLLIQRKKEDLQNKSQLLNALSPDRVLMRGFAIVRNRLGRPVNSIQELSKGERLMIELSDGHVASIVDKIYL; this is encoded by the coding sequence TTGACTCTTGATACTCTTCCAAATTATTCGGTTCGTGAGCTTAATGAGGCTATCGCACGATTATTAGAACGTGGTTTTGCACCTCGCTTCGTAGTCAAGGCTTTTATCTCCAAATCTCAGTTAAAGAAGGGTCATTTGTGGCTCACTCTTAGTGATGGCACATCAAGTATTTCAGCAGTGATTTGGGCCTCGCAACTTCAAAAGATTGATTTCATGCCTAATGAAGGAGATGGGGTTGTAATTGTTGGAAAATTGAACTTCTGGGCCGTTCGAGCAAGTCTTGCAGTTCAGGTGTTGGACATCCGTCCAAGTCTTTCAACAGTGCTGCGTAAGTTTGAGGTTGTGAAAGCCTTATTTTTGAAAGAAGGTTTGCTTGAGGCAGGAAGACGAAGAGTATTGCCAAAATATCCAAGATCAATAGCGATTCTTACTAGTGTGCCAAGTTCTGCACATGCGGACATGATTCGTACTGCAAAAGAACGTTGGCCTTTAACAAGATTGTTTGTGATTCCTATTCCTGTACAGGGCTCTGTTAGTAGGGAAATTCAATCTGCCTTGCATAAGGTTGCCATTTGCGCAGAAGAATTAGAAATTGAAGCGATTGTTCTTGCTCGGGGTGGTGGGAGTAGAGAAGATTTAATGGTTTTTGATGATGAAGAATTAGGGCGAACATTAGCTAGCTTCCCCTTGCCTGTTGTCACTGGCCTTGGTCATGAGGATGACTTGACTGTGGCAGATCTTGTAGCAGACCATCGGGCGGCCACCCCTACTGCTGCGATGGTTGATTTATTGCCAAGTTTTGTCATTGCACAAGAGTATTGTTTACAGAGGCGAAAACGATTAAACGATCAATTTGTTTGGCTTATAAGACGTGAACGGCAACGATTATTAGACAGAAAGAAGTTATGGAAAACTAAAGAACCTTTACTTTTAATTCAAAGGAAGAAGGAAGATCTCCAAAACAAGTCTCAATTATTAAATGCTCTTTCACCCGACCGAGTATTGATGCGTGGTTTTGCCATTGTGCGTAACCGTCTTGGAAGACCTGTTAACAGTATTCAGGAGCTTTCTAAGGGTGAAAGATTAATGATTGAACTTAGTGATGGACATGTTGCTTCAATTGTAGATAAAATTTATTTATAG
- a CDS encoding high light inducible protein has product MPETNQPRFGFVNFAETWNGRLAMIGLVIGLSTELLTGQGILGQMGFG; this is encoded by the coding sequence ATGCCTGAGACCAATCAGCCTCGTTTTGGCTTTGTGAATTTTGCAGAGACTTGGAACGGCCGCCTGGCGATGATAGGTCTTGTGATCGGATTAAGTACAGAGTTGCTCACTGGACAAGGCATTCTTGGTCAAATGGGCTTTGGATAA
- a CDS encoding DUF2973 domain-containing protein, with translation MYLAAVLLLLWQAFRVMRRVFWADQRLSNSSLQKSNLKEDRTGRLTIHPELLDQDGKITDEELLTVRFSGDIDPPKSAETSAE, from the coding sequence TTGTACCTTGCTGCCGTGCTATTACTGCTATGGCAAGCTTTTAGAGTGATGAGGAGGGTTTTTTGGGCTGATCAACGACTATCAAATAGCTCATTACAAAAGAGCAATTTAAAGGAAGACCGCACTGGTCGACTGACTATTCATCCAGAGCTTTTGGATCAAGATGGCAAAATTACGGATGAAGAGTTATTGACTGTGCGTTTTTCTGGAGATATTGACCCACCTAAGTCGGCAGAAACCTCTGCTGAATAA